In Microbacterium sp. No. 7, the genomic window CGACCGCGTGCACGCGGTCGACGCGCGACGGGCGCCCGACGGCGTGCGGTTCGGGGAGTGGCAGGGGCGATCGGCCCTGGGCTCCTGGTGCGTCGTGGACGAATCGGGAGGAATGTCCGGCTTCTGACCTAGGGTCGATCTATGGGAACGACCGCGACCGCCTATCTCACGGGGTTCGGTCGGTATCTGCCGGGACCGCCCGTCGACAACGACGGCATCGTGGCGCGACTGGGCGGCGACGACGCGGTCACGGCGCGCATCCGCCGCCGCGTGCTCGAGGCCAACGGCATCCGGCAGCGCCACTACGCGCTCGACGAGCACGGCGAGCCGACCGAGCTGAACGAGGAGCTCGCGGTAAAGGCGCTGCGGGCGGCCCTCGACGACCGGGGGATCGCGGCGGGCGACCTCCGCATGCTCGCGTGCGCCACGACCATGGGCGACGTGCTCGTCCCGGGCTTCGCCTCGATGGTGCACGGCCGGCTCGGCGGCGGGCCGATGCAGCTCCTCTCCGCGTCGGGCGTGTGCGCTTCGAGCCTCGCGGCACTCGACGCGGCGGTGAGCAAGATCCGCCTCGGCGACCACCCGCGGGCCGCCGTCGTCGGCTCGGAGCTCGCGAGCCGCAGCCTGCGCGAGCGCCGCTACGACGGCATCCGCGCCGGCATGGACGCGCACTTCCTGCGCTGGATGCTCTCCGACGGCGCCGGCGCCGTGATCGTCGAGTTCCAGCCGCACCCGGCCCGGCCGTCGCTGCGCGTCGACTGGGTGCGCCACGTGTCGCTCGCGCACGAGCACGACGTGTGCATGCGCGCCGGCATGGACGGCCTCGACCCGCTCGTCGGACGCACGTGGCAGGACGTCGACGTGCAGACCGCGGCGGATGCCGGCATGTTCCTGCTCCGCCAGGACGTGAGCGTGCTCGACGGGCTCGCCGAGGCCGGCATCGCGCAGTTCGAGCAGCTCGTCGACATCGGCCTCGTCGACGTGCGGCATCTCGACCACGTGCTCTGCCACTACAGCACCAACGTCTTCCGCGACGTCGCGTTCGACGCGCTGCGGCGCCGCATCCCGACCCTCGACACCGGCCGCTGGTTCTCGAACCTCGAGACGAGGGGCAACACGGGATCGGCGAGCATCTTCATCGCCCTCGAAGAGGCGTGGCGCACGGGCCGGTTCGCCCCGGGCGAGACCGTGCTGCTGGCCGTGCCCGAGTCGGGACGCTTCTCGTTCGCCTTCGCCCACCTCACCGTCGTCGCCCCGCCGTCCTGACCGTCTCGTCCCCGCAGAGGGCTGCCTGCGTTCAACCGGTCGTTGCAACACCGGGTTGTTGAAGCGAGCGTAGCTGCTCTTCGAACACCTCGGCGGGTGTCTTCCAGTCGAGGGCCTTGCGTGGCCGGTTGTTCAGCGCGAGAGCGACTGCTTCGAGGTCTTCCGCGGACCACCGTGAGAGGTCGGTGCCCTTCGGGAAGTACTGTCGCAGCAACCCGTTGGTGTTCTCGTTCGTCGGGCGTTGCCAGGGCGAGTGGGGATCAGCGAAGAACACCTTCGTGCCCGTCTCGAGCGCGAACTGGGCATGCGCTGAGAGTTCCTTGCCGCGGTCCCACGTGAGCGTCTTCCGGAGCTGTTCGGGGAGCTTGGTCATCGTCGCGATGAGCGCGGCGTTCATCGCGACGGCGCCGTAGCCGCCCAGCGCAGGACCGTTCTTGACCGGTGGGATCTCGCCATAGCCTTCCAGCCGCGGCAGATGCACCAGCAGGGTCGAGCGGCTCTTGCGCTCGACGATCGTGCCGATCGCCGACCGGCCGGTGCCGATGATCAGGTCGCCTTCCCAGTGCCCAGGGACGGCGCGGTCCGCAGCCTCTGCGGGGCGTTCGGAGAACACGACATCGGCGGTGACGTGCCCTTGCGGGCGGTTCTGCGTTCGAGCCCGTGGCCGCCGGAGCGCACGGCCGGTTCGCAGGCAGGTGACGAGCTCGCGTTTGAGCGCGCCACGGCCTTGGATGAACAGCGACTGGTAGATCGCCTCGTGGCTGATGCGCATGGACTCATCATCCGGGAAGTCGATCTCCAACCGATGCGAGATCTGCTCCGGGCTCCACGCGATCGCCCACCGCCTGTCCTGCCGGTGCGGCTTGTTCCGCCCCTTCCATGCCAGCGGCTCCGGGCCAACGACGACGCTGCCATCAGGCCGGCGAACGTTGCCGGCGAGACGGTCCTGGACGTACTCGCGCAGCCTAGCGTTGGTCACCAATCTCGCCGCCTTCGGTCGTTTCGCCGCCTGCTGCGCCTTCCACTGCGCCACCAGCGCCCGGTATTCCTGCTTGCCGCTGCGCGTAGCGGCATTGCGGCGTAGCTCGCGGGAGATCGTTCCCGGGTCGCGGCCGATCCTGCGTGCGATCTCACGCACCCCGACATCCTTGGCGCGTAACAGCGCGATCTCCTCGCGCTCTTCGAAGGACAGGTAGCGGCCGGTGGGCTCGGCCAGTGAGATCGGTGGCATGCCGCCAGCGTGACGAAACCAACGGGTCCCGACCGGCACGGACACGCCCACCTTCAGCGCCGCCTCGGCCGAGGTGATGCCCGTCGC contains:
- a CDS encoding 3-oxoacyl-[acyl-carrier-protein] synthase III C-terminal domain-containing protein, with the translated sequence MGTTATAYLTGFGRYLPGPPVDNDGIVARLGGDDAVTARIRRRVLEANGIRQRHYALDEHGEPTELNEELAVKALRAALDDRGIAAGDLRMLACATTMGDVLVPGFASMVHGRLGGGPMQLLSASGVCASSLAALDAAVSKIRLGDHPRAAVVGSELASRSLRERRYDGIRAGMDAHFLRWMLSDGAGAVIVEFQPHPARPSLRVDWVRHVSLAHEHDVCMRAGMDGLDPLVGRTWQDVDVQTAADAGMFLLRQDVSVLDGLAEAGIAQFEQLVDIGLVDVRHLDHVLCHYSTNVFRDVAFDALRRRIPTLDTGRWFSNLETRGNTGSASIFIALEEAWRTGRFAPGETVLLAVPESGRFSFAFAHLTVVAPPS
- a CDS encoding IS30 family transposase; this encodes MRSPGRPEPSRAVQRQFWCLIATGITSAEAALKVGVSVPVGTRWFRHAGGMPPISLAEPTGRYLSFEEREEIALLRAKDVGVREIARRIGRDPGTISRELRRNAATRSGKQEYRALVAQWKAQQAAKRPKAARLVTNARLREYVQDRLAGNVRRPDGSVVVGPEPLAWKGRNKPHRQDRRWAIAWSPEQISHRLEIDFPDDESMRISHEAIYQSLFIQGRGALKRELVTCLRTGRALRRPRARTQNRPQGHVTADVVFSERPAEAADRAVPGHWEGDLIIGTGRSAIGTIVERKSRSTLLVHLPRLEGYGEIPPVKNGPALGGYGAVAMNAALIATMTKLPEQLRKTLTWDRGKELSAHAQFALETGTKVFFADPHSPWQRPTNENTNGLLRQYFPKGTDLSRWSAEDLEAVALALNNRPRKALDWKTPAEVFEEQLRSLQQPGVATTG